Proteins from one Oenanthe melanoleuca isolate GR-GAL-2019-014 chromosome 1, OMel1.0, whole genome shotgun sequence genomic window:
- the LOC130256920 gene encoding hemoglobin subunit beta: MVHWTAEEKQLITGLWAKVNVGDCGAEALARLLIVYPWTQRFFASFGNLSSPTAILGNPMVRAHGKKVLTSFGEAIKNLDTIKKSFAQLSKLHCDKLHVDPENFRLLGDILIVVLAAHFGKDFTPACQAAWQKMVRVVAHALAHEYH; the protein is encoded by the exons ATGGTGCACTGGACAGCCGAGGAGAAGCAGCTCATCACCGGCCTCTGGGCCAAGGTCAACGTGGGCGACTGCGGCGCCGAGGCTCTGGCCAG gctgctgaTCGTCTACCCCTGGACCCAGAGGTTCTTCGCCTCCTTCGGGAACCTGTCCAGCCCCACGGCCATCCTTGGCAACCCCATGGTCCGTGCCCACGGCAAGAAGGTGCTGACCTCCTTCGGGGAGGCCATCAAGAACCTGGACACCATCAAGAAATCTTTTGCCCAGCTGAGCAAACTGCACTGTGACAAGCTGCACGTGGACCCCGAGAACTTCAGG CTCCTGGGTGACATCCTCATCGTGGTCCTGGCCGCCCACTTCGGCAAGGACTTCACCCCCGCCTGCCAGGCCGCCTGGCAGAAGATGGTGCGAGTGGTGGCCCACGCGCTGGCCCACGAGTACCACTGA
- the LOC130248945 gene encoding hemoglobin subunit beta — MVQWTAEEKQLITGLWGKVNVAECGGEALARLLIVYPWTQRFFASFGNLSSATAVLGNPKVQAHGKKVLTSFGEAVKNLDSIKGTFAQLSELHCDKLHVDPENFRLLGDILVVVLAAHFGKDFTPDCQAAWQKLVRVVAHALARKYH, encoded by the exons ATGGTGCAGTGGACAGCCGAGGAGAAGCAGCTCATCACCGGCCTCTGGGGCAAGGTCAACGTGGCCGAGTGCGGCGGCGAGGCCCTGGCCAG gctgctgaTCGTCTACCCCTGGACCCAGAGGTTCTTCGCCTCCTTCGGGAACCTGTCCAGCGCCACGGCCGTGCTTGGCAACCCCAAGGTGCAGGCCCATGGCAAGAAGGTGCTGACCTCCTTCGGGGAGGCCGTCAAGAACCTGGACAGCATCAAGGGCACCTTCGCCCAGCTGTCCGAGCTGCACTGCGACAAGCTGCACGTGGACCCCGAGAACTTCAGG ctcctgggtgaCATCCTGGTGGTGGTCCTGGCCGCCCACTTCGGCAAGGACTTCACTCCCGACTGCCAGGCCGCGTGGCAGAAGCTGGTGCGTGTGGTGGCCCACGCGCTGGCCCGCAAGTACCACTGA